The following coding sequences lie in one Bordetella genomosp. 9 genomic window:
- a CDS encoding DUF445 domain-containing protein, with the protein MKTWALASLAATLAGVALSYAMGGQGVWAWVRAFCEAATVGALADWFAVVALFRRPLGLPIPHTAIIPSNKARIADNLAAFVRDHFLDSASLLERLRVFDPAARLGQWLSDPRQARVVAATARTWVLHALDLLDEQAVRDGIQRFVVARLREWNAARTAGDLFDLLARDGRHHAILDEALNRLAGYLNGEPVRARASALMVKYARKEWPRMAKALNMVKPVDDIADSLADRLARAMLDELRDVLAQPDHPLRRDYEAWIAGYVARLREDPELQRQVEALKERIIAHEQVGAYVQGIWDEVRASLRRDLFSDESALGRHLEQTLLALGRNLGQDPALRDAINQHVLTGADRLAAGLRQGITAHISQTVRNWDEREFVDELELSIGRDLQYIRFNGMVVGGLIGLALHACVRAAELAGMFAPA; encoded by the coding sequence ATGAAAACCTGGGCGCTGGCGTCGCTGGCCGCCACGCTGGCCGGCGTCGCGCTCAGCTACGCGATGGGCGGGCAAGGCGTTTGGGCGTGGGTGCGCGCGTTCTGCGAGGCGGCGACGGTCGGCGCACTGGCCGACTGGTTCGCCGTGGTCGCGCTGTTCCGCCGGCCGCTGGGACTGCCGATTCCGCATACGGCCATCATCCCTTCCAACAAGGCGCGCATCGCCGACAACCTGGCCGCTTTCGTGCGCGACCACTTCCTGGATTCCGCCTCGCTTCTGGAGCGCCTGCGCGTGTTCGACCCGGCGGCGCGCCTGGGGCAGTGGCTGAGCGATCCGCGCCAGGCGCGCGTGGTCGCGGCCACGGCCCGCACCTGGGTGCTGCATGCCCTGGACCTGCTGGACGAACAGGCGGTGCGCGATGGCATCCAGCGTTTCGTCGTCGCCCGCCTGCGGGAGTGGAATGCCGCCCGCACGGCGGGCGACCTGTTCGACCTGCTGGCCCGCGACGGCCGGCATCACGCCATCCTGGATGAGGCCCTGAACCGCCTGGCGGGTTATCTGAACGGCGAACCGGTGCGCGCCCGCGCCTCGGCGCTGATGGTGAAGTACGCGCGCAAGGAATGGCCGCGCATGGCCAAGGCCTTGAATATGGTCAAACCCGTGGACGACATTGCCGACAGCCTGGCCGACCGGCTCGCGCGGGCCATGCTGGATGAACTGCGCGACGTGCTGGCGCAGCCGGACCACCCCCTGCGCCGGGACTACGAGGCATGGATCGCGGGCTACGTCGCGCGGCTGCGCGAGGACCCGGAACTGCAGCGCCAGGTGGAGGCGCTGAAGGAACGCATCATCGCGCACGAGCAGGTAGGCGCCTATGTACAGGGCATTTGGGACGAAGTGCGCGCCAGCCTGCGCCGCGACCTGTTCAGCGACGAGTCCGCGCTGGGCAGGCATCTGGAGCAGACGCTGCTCGCGCTGGGGCGCAACCTGGGCCAGGACCCGGCCCTGCGCGATGCCATCAACCAGCACGTGCTGACGGGTGCGGACCGCCTGGCCGCCGGACTGCGGCAGGGCATTACGGCGCATATCTCGCAGACCGTGCGCAACTGGGACGAGCGCGAGTTTGTCGACGAGCTGGAGCTGAGCATCGGGCGCGACCTGCAATACATCCGCTTCAACGGCATGGTCGTGGGCGGCCTGATCGGCCTTGCCCTGCATGCCTGCGTGCGGGCGGCGGAGCTGGCGGGAATGTTCGCACCGGCTTGA